From Myxococcus stipitatus, a single genomic window includes:
- a CDS encoding dihydrofolate reductase family protein: MHSQQRKLTYHVATTLDGFIAREDDSFDCFINEGDHVTDYLATLRTYGAVLMGRRTYDIGLKFDVTDPYPYLDTYVFSRTLKESPNPRVKLISEDVVGAVRALKAQEGKDIYLAGGGELATQLFTAGLVDEVITKVNPLLLGTGIPLVTRLPAHIPLELRSTKVYRNGVVLLQYAVRR, encoded by the coding sequence ATGCATTCCCAACAGCGCAAGCTCACGTACCACGTCGCCACCACCCTCGATGGCTTCATCGCCCGCGAGGATGACTCCTTCGACTGCTTCATCAACGAGGGAGACCACGTCACGGACTACCTCGCCACCCTGCGCACCTATGGCGCGGTGCTCATGGGCCGCAGGACGTACGACATCGGCCTGAAGTTCGACGTCACCGACCCCTACCCGTACCTCGACACCTACGTCTTCTCCCGGACCCTGAAGGAGAGCCCGAACCCCCGGGTGAAGCTCATCTCGGAGGATGTCGTCGGCGCCGTCCGCGCGCTGAAGGCCCAGGAGGGCAAGGACATCTACCTCGCGGGTGGAGGTGAGCTGGCGACGCAGCTGTTCACCGCCGGGCTGGTCGATGAGGTGATCACCAAGGTCAACCCGCTGCTGCTCGGTACGGGCATCCCGCTCGTGACGAGACTGCCCGCGCACATCCCGCTGGAGCTGCGCTCGACCAAGGTCTACCGGAACGGTGTCGTGCTGCTCCAGTACGCCGTCCGTCGCTGA